The proteins below come from a single Papaver somniferum cultivar HN1 chromosome 11, ASM357369v1, whole genome shotgun sequence genomic window:
- the LOC113323787 gene encoding gamma-tubulin complex component 4-like yields MLHELLLALVGYTGDLIIDEREHQESLGISVTTDSPISEESTFKLAPDLSFIEASERDVIERLISLGFYYRELDRFATKSRDLSWIRSTNNTPSLPQQLVLLRGKTKNPSVYRRAIANGIVEILSVYRSVVLNVEQKLLSDPMPILATITQGLNKFFVLLPPLHELIVEIERDDIRGGKLLNLLHKRCHCGVPELQACFQRLLWHGHQVMYNQLASWMIHGIIQDQHGEFFIRRQEDMIIGNEESPPENFGKSVQKSPDDASLTDWHLGFHIFLEMLPDYIHMRVAESILFAGKAVRVLRNPSPSFKCQDVVSHQPVSRGPQKVQGFTGRFAFHKEFSVDTKMVVEELLPQAEADKVDAMLKKLKDSSEFHKRSFESAVDAVRVIAASHLWQLVVVRADLNGHLRALKDYFLLAKGDFFQCFLEESRQLMRLPPRQSTAEADLVVPFQLAAIKTIGDEDKYFSRVSLRMPSSGITVASSQGGLLPKSSGDVGLTYQGTASSELSLDGWDGISLEYCVDWPLQLFFSQEVLSKYRRVFQYLLRLKRTQMELEKSWASVMHQDHTDFAKRRNDRENCSISQQRRQRSRPMWHVREHMAFLIRNLQFYIQVDVIESQWNVLQARVQDSHDFTELVGFHQEYLSALISQSFLDIGSVSRILDSIMKLCLQFCWTIESENSPHSSDLDHITEEFNKKSNSLYTILRSSRLAGSQRAPFLRRFLLRLNFNSFFETTARGVLNVVRSRPTLPDLPQ; encoded by the exons atgttACACGAGCTTCTCTTAGCACTAGTAGGGTATACCGGAGATCTTATCATAGACGAAAGAGAGCATCAAGAATCATTAGGTATTTCTGTAACTACTGATTCTCCAATCTCCGAGGAATCTACTTTCAAACTTGCTCCTGATCTTTCTTTCATTGAAGCTTCTGAAAG GGATGTTATTGAGAGGTTAATTTCCTTAGGGTTTTACTATCGGGAGCTTGACCGGTTTGCTACAAAGTCTCGTGATTTAAGTTGGATTCGTTCTACAAATAATACTCCTTCTTTACCACAACAGCTTGTGCTTTTAAGAGGGAAAACAAAGAACCCAAGTGTGTATCGTAGAGCCATTGCTAATGGTATTGTCGAGATCTTATCAGTTTATAGATCCGTTGTTTTAAATGTTGAGCAGAAATTGTTGTCAGATCCTATGCCGATTTTGGCAACTATAACTCAAGGTCTAAACAAG TTTTTTGTGCTTTTGCCTCCTCTTCATGAGCTTATTGTGGAGATTGAGCGTGATGATATTCGAGGAGGAAAGCTTCTTAACCTTTTGCACAAACGATGCCATTGTGGGGTACCAGAGTTACAAGCATGCTTTCAAAG GCTTCTTTGGCACGGACATCAGGTTATGTATAATCAACTTGCGTCCTGGATGATACATGGAATAATTCAAGATCAACATGGAGAGTTTTTCATTAGAAG GCAGGAGGACATGATTATAGGAAATGAGGAATCACCTCCAGAAAACTTTGGCAAGTCTGTGCAAAAATCACCCGATGATGCATCATTGACTGATTGGCATTTGGGATTTCATATTTTCCTG GAAATGTTACCAGATTACATCCATATGCGTGTTGCAGAGTCGATACTTTTTGCTGGTAAGGCAGTAAGGGTTTTACGAAACCCAAGTCCTTCTTTCAAATGTCAGGATGTGGTTTCACATCAACCGGTATCTCGGGGACCACAGAAGGTTCAAGGGTTTACAGGACGATTTGCTTTTCATAAGGAGTTTTCTGTTGATACGAAGATGGTAGTAGAAGAATTATTGCCACAGGCTGAGGCTGACAAAGTTGATGCTATGCTTAAAAAGCTCAAG GATTCGTCTGAGTTCCACAAAAGGTCATTTGAGTCTGCCGTTGATGCTGTCCGTGTTATTGCTGCCAGTCATTTATGGCAG CTTGTTGTTGTACGTGCGGACTTGAATGGTCACCTGAGAGCCCTTAAAGATTATTTCCTGTTAGCAAAAGGAGATTTTTTTCAG TGTTTTCTTGAGGAGAGTCGCCAGTTGATGCGTCTACCACCTCGACAGTCTACCGCGGAAGCCGATCTTGTGGTACCATTTCAGCTG GCTGCAATAAAGACTATAGGCGATGAAGACAAGTACTTCTCGAGAGTATCTTTAAG GATGCCTTCATCAGGAATCACAGTCGCATCTTCCCAAGGGGGTCTGTTGCCGAAATCTAGCGGGGATGTAGGTCTCACATATCAAGGGACTGCTTCTTCAGAGCTTTCTTTAGATGGATGGGATggtatttctcttgaatattgtGTGGATTGGCCTTTGCAGCTGTTCttctcacaagaagttctctCCAA GTATCGCCGAGTATTCCAGTATTTGCTCAGGCTTAAAAGAACACAAATGGAGTTAGAGAAATCTTGGGCTTCAGTAATGCACCAAGATCACACGGATTTTGCAAAACGTCGAAATGATCGGGAAAACTGCTCCATATCCCAGCAGCGGCGGCAACGTTCCAGACCAATGTGGCATGTGAGGGAGCATATGGCTTTCCTTATAAGAAATCTGCAGTTCTATATCCAG GTCGATGTCATAGAATCTCAGTGGAATGTTCTGCAAGCTCGTGTTCAAGATTCTCATGATTTTACTGAACTTGTGGGATTTCACCAAGA ATACTTATCTGCTCTGATTTCACAATCTTTTCTGGACATTGGATCTGTGTCGAGGATACTCGATAGTATAATGAAACTTTGCCTGCAGTTCTGCTGGACCATTGAATCCGAAAACAGTCCACACTCAAGTGACCTAGACCATATAACCGAG GAATTTAACAAGAAATCAAACTCGTTATACACGATATTGCGCAGTAGTAGGCTTGCTGGGAGTCAACGAGCTCCATTTTTGAGAAGATTTCTCTTACGTCTGAATTTCAATTCCTTCTTTGAG ACAACTGCAAGAGGAGTGTTGAACGTTGTTAGATCACGCCCAACCCTCCCTGATCTACCTCAGTAA